Genomic DNA from Shewanella woodyi ATCC 51908:
TTGTCTAAAGGGGAGATCTCCTATGTCAGGCCCGACTATACCTTAAATAGCGAGTCAAAATGGGAAACACTCACCATCGACGGCCTAGAGATGATATTTATGGATGCATCAGGTACCGAGGCGGCCTCAGAGATGATCACCTATATTCCGTCGATGAAGGCACTCTGGACAGCAGAGCTGACCTATCAAGGTATGCACAATATCTACACACTTCGCGGCGCTAAAGTACGTGACGCCCAAAAGTGGTCTAAAGATATTAATGAGATGATCAATGCATTTGGTGGCGAAGTAGAAACCTTGTTTGCTGCGCATTCTGCACCAGTTTGGGGTAACGAGGAGATCAATGACTTCCTTAAACTGCAAAGAGATAACTATGGTCTAGTCCATAACCAAACACTGCGTTTAGCAAACCAAGGAGTCACTATTCAAGATATTGGTGATGCTATCCAAGAGGTGATCCCAGAGTCCATTTTCAAGGCTTGGCACACTAACGGCTACCACGGTACCTATAGCCATAATGCTAAAGCGGTTTACAACATGTACTTAGGGTATTTCGATATGAACCCTGCAAACTTAAATCCCCTGCCAACACATCCAGAAGCAGTAAAATTTGTCCAGTACATGGGTGGAGCTGATACGGTATTAGCAAATGCCGAAGCTGACTTTGCTCAAGGAGATTACCGCTTCGTAGCAACCGCTCTTAATAAGGTCGTTATGGCAGATCCCAGTAACAGTAAGGCCCGTGAACTGCTCGCCGATACTTATGAGCAGTTAGGCTATCAATCAGAGGGCGCTGGATGGAGAAATATCTATCTAACAGGTGCTCAGGAGTTACGAGTTGGTATCCAACCTGGCACACCTAAAACTGCTTCAGCCGATGTAATAAGTGAGATGGATATGCCAACACTCTTTGACTTTTTAGCCGTCAAAATAGACAGCCTTAAAGCAGCTAAGCAGGGGTTAGTTACCATGAATGTGATCACCCCAGATGACAATCGCATTCTCTATGTTGAGATGAGCAATGGCAACTTAAGCAATATCGAAGTCACGACGCCAAAAGACTCAGATGCTAATCTCACTATTAATAAGGCAGATGTAAACCGTATCTTGATGGGAGAAGTCAAGCTTACGGAGCTGCTCGCCAACGGCAGTGCCAAGCTAACGGGAGATAAAGATGCCTTTAGCAAAATATCTTCAAGCTTAGTTGAGTTTAACACCGACTTTGAAATCGTCCCATTAAACCCTAACCAGAAGGGTGAGCATAAACACTAAAAAGTAGCACCGAAGATGTATTAAGCACAGTTAACTAATCGTTAGCTGTGCTTTTTTATATATGGGTATAATCACATGCATTACAACACAAGATATCGAACTGAATTATCAAACAACTTCAGTTATAAAACCTTTAGTCATAACAACTTTAGCAGAGCTGAATAAATACCACTTTATAGGTACCACTTAATTAGTATAAGCTGATGATCTATGTCACATTTATGACAACATAGGCATAATCATTAGTTAACATTGTTCCAGATCAAAAAGCGCACACCTTTTAACATCTATAACAGCCTCAGAGCAATGATGAAACAAAAGGACTACCTAATGAAAGTTCGTGCACTTACCCTAGCTATACTGACAAGTTTATCCGCATCTGCCATCGCAGCCGATACGGTTGATCCACTCAAAAAAGCCTTTATTGACGATTCAGAGATAAAGCTACAGTTCCGTTTACGTTATGAGCAAGCGGATGTTGATAATGTCGACGATCAGAATCAAACCACTCTGCGTACGCGCCTAAACTATAAGACAGGTGATATCTATAACTTCTTCGCGCTAGCAGAAGTTGACGATGTACGCTCAACCGATGATGAACCTCTTATTGCCGACTATGAATACACACAAATTAATCAGGCATTTATTGGTTATAAAGCACCAGCTGACACACTGCTAAAATATGGTCGTCAGCGTATCTTACTCGATAATCAAAGGTTTGTTGGCGGTGTTGGTTTCCGTCAAAATGAGCAAACCTATGATGCGTTTTCGATTCAAAATACAGCGGTCAAACATCTGACTGCTTATTATGCTTATGTCAATAATGTAAACCGCATTTTCCCTGAAGGTTCAGGCAAGGATGAGCATAAAAATGAAACCAGCCTATTAAACGTTAACTATAAGGGACTAGACTTCGTTAAGTTAAGCGGTTATGCCTACCTTATTGACAATATCAATGTCGCTAAATTCTCTACCGATACTTATGGTATTCGCGCAGCAGGTGGCATTAAGCTAGATAAGATTAAGCTCAATTACGAAGCCGAATTTGCTCAGCAGTCTGAAGGTGGCGATAACCCAACCAGCTATACTGCTAACTACTACAAATTAGGTGCAGGAGTTGGCTTTAACGGTTTTGGAGCTAAGTTAGGCTATGAGGTCTTAGGCTCTGATGATGGTAAAGCAGGCTTTGTCACGCCACTGGCAACCTTGCACGCCTTTAACGGCTGGACAGATAAATTCCTCTTTGGTGGTGCTGGTAACTGGGAGAACGGCATTGTCGATACTCATTTTATCTTAACGGCGAAAGTCGCTGGCCTTAAACTTCTAGCCAAGTACCATAAATTTGACTCAGATTTTGGTGATATCGACATGGGTAAAGAGTGGGGTTTTGCGGCAACTTATCCATTTGCTAAACACTATGATGTGGGCGTGAAATACGCAAGCTTTAGTGGTGCTGATGCAGGATATGGCTTTTCAAATGACACCGATAAGCTTTGGTTAACCCTGCAAGCCAAATACTAATCTCAGTAGCAAAAGTGTAAAACGAGAGCATATTTAACCTTTAAGTAATTTGCTCTCGCTCCCTCCCTTTTGAGCAGACTAACCTCTGCTCTTTTTTATTTTAAGCGAGACAACATCTCCGTTAACGTGAGCTGATAAGCCTTCAGGTTAAATGTACCAATATGAGATGCACTGACGGCAAAACGGTACTCTTCGCTTAGTCTCCCCAAGAAGAGGCACCAAGTATCAGCTGCACACTTATCTCCCTCCTCCCGGACTAGGTATAGCTCAATACCATCAAACAACACACACTCAACCGCAGGGTTATTTAGCTTACTCACCTCTATCTTTTGTTTAGTCGCCCTAGCGAAGTCAAAATAAAATGACTTAAGAGAGAGGGCTAAACCTAGACCTTTGGCTTTAATATAGGACTCTTTTAAGGCCCAAAGATCAAAAAATCGCTGTCGCTGAGAGGACTCAGGCAAAGAGAGAAGCTCATCGGTTTCACTCTGGGTAAAGTAGTGGTTTAAAATAGGATAAATATTGGTTGAGTCTCTATTACGCTCAATGTCGACCCCTAACTCAATAGAAGCTCTCTCCCCACCACTTAATCCCAATTGACCTTGGTATACAGCAACCACCAGCCAGTCACCACTGTGGCTAATGTTAAACTTCAACCCGCTTAATAGCGCCTGCTCTGTGATTAAATCAGGTTTACCTTTCTCGCCATATTCAAACTGCCACTCACTAGGTGAGAGTGTTACATCACCTGAACGCGTTAGTGATAAAATCCCTCTCAAGTACCCCCTTACCACCAAGGCTTTATCGCGAGCATCCGCTTGAACGTAGCGTGAAACTTTAGTGAGTTCATCTTCAGGTAACCAGCTGCGTATCAACTCAGCTTCATCTGGGCCTATCGCCTCAGTTGCTAACGGACAAAAATAGAGAGTGACTTCCGGTGAGGGAGACAGGGTGGGAATAGGTGACAAGTGAGCTCCGCGTACTTCTGAAGATAAACAAGAGCCGATAGTAGCAGAGCCAAGAGGTTTAGATAAGTAAACTTATACCAATCAGTATAAGGAAGCGAACTACTCAGTGTGGCTTTTGATAAACTAACTCAAAACGAAAAATACAATTGGTATTACTCCACATCATAAATATGCTTCATAAACTCAATCCCCGGCGCCATAGTGATCCGCCAGGCAACCGCACACTCATTGTTATACTTAGGATAGATCTTCTCCAGAGCGGCAAGCACTGAGTTAACAAAAACCGCATAGAGTTCAGAGTCCACATGAAATTTATCTTTATGATCTATTGCCAACTTAACCAGCTGCTCATCGGCAATTTTAGTCACAAAAAAACAGATGATAAAGCCAAAAGATTCTCTCACCATCTCATTCTGCTTGGCCATATTGGTATGTTTAAACGCCGCTTTAACTTGAGGACTACTGCTGACAAATATTTCATAAAATGTACTAAAAAACAGCTCTTCATTACGCAGAACGAAATCATAACTGTCGTTAAATATTTCACTAAAATCAATATTATTACTCATAGTAAACCTTATAGAGTCCATTCATCACTTCACTGATATATAAATCATAGTTGAAGCTTGGCTTCATAATTGATCCTAAGAAATTTTTTTACAAAAAAAAGCCACCGAATTATCGGTGG
This window encodes:
- a CDS encoding 4'-phosphopantetheinyl transferase family protein, encoding MSPIPTLSPSPEVTLYFCPLATEAIGPDEAELIRSWLPEDELTKVSRYVQADARDKALVVRGYLRGILSLTRSGDVTLSPSEWQFEYGEKGKPDLITEQALLSGLKFNISHSGDWLVVAVYQGQLGLSGGERASIELGVDIERNRDSTNIYPILNHYFTQSETDELLSLPESSQRQRFFDLWALKESYIKAKGLGLALSLKSFYFDFARATKQKIEVSKLNNPAVECVLFDGIELYLVREEGDKCAADTWCLFLGRLSEEYRFAVSASHIGTFNLKAYQLTLTEMLSRLK
- a CDS encoding alkyl/aryl-sulfatase codes for the protein MKNSLLAVSIISALSLNTFAFSAYAAQHEHDHITVSYQGKDATRHTAAVNKATAKTLNFADTRAFEQSSKQLVAKLDEKTAKILRAEFKFIGEKAPDTVNPSLYRQAKLNMVADGLYKVRDGIYQVRGTDLSNLTLIRSDNGWIAYDVLLTKEAAKASLEFAMKNLPQGGQLPVVAMIYSHSHADHFGGARGVQELYPNVKVYGSDNITKEIVDENVLAGNAMSRRAAYQYGATLGQHDHGIVDAALGKGLSKGEISYVRPDYTLNSESKWETLTIDGLEMIFMDASGTEAASEMITYIPSMKALWTAELTYQGMHNIYTLRGAKVRDAQKWSKDINEMINAFGGEVETLFAAHSAPVWGNEEINDFLKLQRDNYGLVHNQTLRLANQGVTIQDIGDAIQEVIPESIFKAWHTNGYHGTYSHNAKAVYNMYLGYFDMNPANLNPLPTHPEAVKFVQYMGGADTVLANAEADFAQGDYRFVATALNKVVMADPSNSKARELLADTYEQLGYQSEGAGWRNIYLTGAQELRVGIQPGTPKTASADVISEMDMPTLFDFLAVKIDSLKAAKQGLVTMNVITPDDNRILYVEMSNGNLSNIEVTTPKDSDANLTINKADVNRILMGEVKLTELLANGSAKLTGDKDAFSKISSSLVEFNTDFEIVPLNPNQKGEHKH
- a CDS encoding alginate export family protein, producing the protein MKVRALTLAILTSLSASAIAADTVDPLKKAFIDDSEIKLQFRLRYEQADVDNVDDQNQTTLRTRLNYKTGDIYNFFALAEVDDVRSTDDEPLIADYEYTQINQAFIGYKAPADTLLKYGRQRILLDNQRFVGGVGFRQNEQTYDAFSIQNTAVKHLTAYYAYVNNVNRIFPEGSGKDEHKNETSLLNVNYKGLDFVKLSGYAYLIDNINVAKFSTDTYGIRAAGGIKLDKIKLNYEAEFAQQSEGGDNPTSYTANYYKLGAGVGFNGFGAKLGYEVLGSDDGKAGFVTPLATLHAFNGWTDKFLFGGAGNWENGIVDTHFILTAKVAGLKLLAKYHKFDSDFGDIDMGKEWGFAATYPFAKHYDVGVKYASFSGADAGYGFSNDTDKLWLTLQAKY
- a CDS encoding globin codes for the protein MSNNIDFSEIFNDSYDFVLRNEELFFSTFYEIFVSSSPQVKAAFKHTNMAKQNEMVRESFGFIICFFVTKIADEQLVKLAIDHKDKFHVDSELYAVFVNSVLAALEKIYPKYNNECAVAWRITMAPGIEFMKHIYDVE